The genomic interval CCGACCCCTCCCAGCTGCGGGAGGAGGACCTCCCAGGGGACCTGCAGTCCCTGTCGTGGCTCACCTCCGTGGACGTCCCCCGCCTGCAGCAGATGGTGGACGGCAGGGGCCTGGGCGACGGGGCacaggggcccccgggggcccgcctGCTGGAGCAGCAGACAGGTGAGACAGCAGGGCACCTCGCGCCCTCAGGACACGCCCACAGGACGGGGGCTGCTGGGATTGGCTGAGACGAACTGGGCTAAGACCCCTGAtaggtggaggaagagagagagagaaggagtaggggggagagagagagggggggggggggagagggcgagagagagaaggggggagggaggggggagagagaaaaagagggagggagggagagagagagagagagagggcaagagagagagaggcagacagacagataaacagatgGATAGATTaaatatatactgtgtgtgtgtctatagctCAGCTGAACACCATGACCATAGTTAGATAGTTCTAtatctacatctatctatatctctatatatagatatatagtaaTGTAAACTGTGTCTCTGCAGCTCAACTCAACATGACGATGTCCGGGGCCCACGCCGCCATGCTCCACCTGCAGAGCAACATGCAGCACGGCCCCCTGGGAGTCAACCTGCTCTCCGCCCACACCGGGAGTGTGAGTGTACCCTACTCAACCGGCCCTATGCCCTCACAGAGTGGGGGTCAACCCTGTACACTACCACAGCCCTATGCCCTCACAGAGTGGGGGTCAACCCTGTACACTACCACAGCCCTATGCCCTCACAGAGTGTGGGTCAACCCCCTACACACAACCGGCCCTATGCCCTCACAGAGTGGGGGTCAACCCTGTACACTACCACAGCCCTATGCCCTCACAGAGTGGGGGTCAACCACCTACACAACCGGCCCTATGCCCTCACAGAGTGGGGGTGAACCCTACTCAACCGGCCCTATGCCCTCACAGAGTGTGGGTGAACCCTACTCAACCGGCCCTATGCCCTCACAGAGTGTGGGTGAACCCCCTGTTTACAACTAGTTTGTATACAGCTAGCATCACAGTGTGTAGTTTGAATACAGCTAGCATCACAGTGTGTAGTTTGAATACAGCTAGCATCACAGTGTGTAGTTTGAATACAGCTAGCATCACAGTGGGTAGTTTGAATACAGCTAGCATCACAGTGGGTAGTTTGAATACAGCTAGCATCACAGTGGGTAGTTTGAATACAGCTAGCATCACAGTGGGTAGTTTGAATACAGCTAGCAACACAGTGTGTAGTTTGAATACAGCTAGCATCACAGTGTGTAGTTTGAATACAGCTAGCATCACAGTGTGTAGTTTGAATACAGCCCCATGTATCCCACTGGGGGACTGAACCCAGTACGTGTATCCCAGTGGGGGACTTGACCCAGTACGTGTATCCCACTGGGGGACTGAACCCAGTACGTGTATCCCACTGGGGGACTGAACCCAGTACGTGTATCCAGTGGGGGACTGAACCCAGTACGTGTATCCCAGTGGGGGACTGGACCCAGTACGTGTATCCCAGTGGGGGACTGAACCCAGTGAGTGTATCCCAGTGGGGGACTGAACCCAGTACGTGTATCCCACTGGGGGACTGGACCCAGTACGTGTATCCAGTGGGGGACTGAACCCAGTACGTGTATCCCAGTGGGGGACTTGACCCAGTACGTGTATCCCAGTGGGGGACTGAACCCAGTGAGTGTATCCCAGTGGGGGACTGAACCCAGTACGTGTATCCCAGTGGGGGACTGGACCCAGTACGTGTATCCCAGTGGGGGACTGAACCCAGTGAGTGTATCCCAGTGGGGGACTGAACCCAGTACTTGTATCCCACTGGGGGACTGGACCCAGTACGTGTATCCCAGTGGGGGACTGGACCCAGTACGTGTATCCCAGTGGGGGACTGGACCCAGTACGTGTATCCCAGTGGGGGACTGCACCCAGCGCCCTCCATGCTGATCCtggtgtctccgtgtgtgttcTGCGTAGATGTCTCCGTTCTCCATCGGCGGCCAGCCCTCCCCCGGGTACCcctgccccgcctcctcctaccAGCCCGCCCCCCCGCAGGTGTACTCCCTCTCGCCGGCGGGACAACAGGTAGGCCTCCCCACCAGCACgcggccctcctcctctctggaggcAGTGGGGTGTTCCCTGTGGGAGGGAAGGCTCTGACTAGTTGTTTCTCCCCCAGTGCTCTCCTGCTGGGCTCTACAGCAACGTGGCCTTCAGCAGCCAGAGTCTGTTCACCCAGCCCCGCCTTGCCCCTCAGAACCAGGAGCTGCAGCCCAAAGCCTTCCCCAAGCCCATCTACTCCTACAGGTGAGGactcaccctgaccctacccctaaccctgacccaaaCCCTGACcatgaccctaacccctaaacctgaccctaaccctaacccaaaccctgaccatgaccctaacccctaaacctgaccctaaccctgaccatgaccctaaccctgacccctaaccccttaccctgacccctaaccctgacactgacccgaaccctaaccctaaccctgacccaaaCCCTGACcatgaccctaacccctaaacctgaccctaaccctaacccaaaccctgaccatgaccctaacccctaaacctgaccctaaccctaacccaaaccctgaccatgaccctaaccctgacccctaaccccttaccctgacccctaacactgacccgaaccctaaccctaacccaaaccctgaccatgaccctaaccctgacccctaaccctgacactgacccgaaccctaaccctaaccctgacccaaaCCCTGACcatgaccctaacccctaaccctgaccctaaccctaacccctgacccctaaccctgacccctaacccctaactctgaccctgacccgaaccctaacccttaccctgaccctaaccctgaccctaacccctgacccctaaccctgacccctaaccccttaccctgacccctaaccctgacactgacccgaaccctaaccctgaccctctgGGAGCCTGAGCAAACAGCTCAGGCTCTGGTGTGAAACTAGACATTAGACACATTAGAaacacattacatttacattgagagcatttagcagacgcttttaaccaaagcaacttacaataagtacatttgtcagaagaaagagaaacaacaatatatctttGTGGGTACaggaaggatgttcatagaaccaagtgccaagcatcTGGGTCTATGAACATCTGTTCTCTGGCTGCCATGATCCATTAGTGAGCTGGTTGTGGAGCTGACCCGTTGGTTCTTGTTCTCCTGCCAGCTGTCTGATCGCCATGGCTCTGAAGAACAGCAAGACGGGCAGCCTGCCGGTCAGCGAGATCTACAGCTTCATGAAGGACCACTTCCCTTACTTCAAGGTACTGACGCGCACGCCTCCCATGTGTGAGTGCTCAGCTAGTTTAGGTGCTAAGCTAACCCCTGGCCTTTGTCTCTGCGCGTGCAGACGGCGCCGGACGGCTGGAAGAACTCGGTCAGACACAACCTGTCGCTGAACAAGTGCTTCGAGAAGGTGGAGAACAAGCTGAGCGGCTCGTCCAGGAAGGGCTGCCTCTGGGCGCTGAACCCCGCCAAGATCgacaagatggaggaggagatgcagaAGTGGAAGCGCAAGGACCTGCCCGCCATCCGCCGCAGCATGGCTAACCCCGGTGAGACTAAAGCCACCTCCAGACCTCAAACCAGGAGGCACACCTTATTACCCTGCTAGGGTACCCTGCTAGGGTACCCTGCAGCATGGCTAACCCCGGTGAGACTAAAGCCACCTCCAGACCTCAAACCAGGAGGGACACCTTATTACCCTGCTAGGGTACCCCGCAGCATGGCTAACCCCGGTGAGACTAAAGCCACCTCCAGACCTCAAACCAGGAGGTACACCTTATTACCCTGCTAGGGTACCCCGCAGCATGGCTAACCCCGGTGAGACTAAAGCCACCTCCAGACCTCAAACCAGGAGGTACACCTTATTACCCTGCTAGGGTACCCTGCAGCATGGCTAACCCCGGTGAGACTAAAGCCACCTCCAGACCTCAAACCAGGAGGGACACCTTATTACCCTGCTAGGGTACCCTGCAGCATGGCTAACCCCGGTGAGACTAAAGCCACCTCCAGACCTCAAACCAGGAGGGACACCTTATTACCCTGCTAGGGTACCCCGCAGCATGGCTAACCCCGGTGAGACTAAAGCCACCTCCAGACCTCAAACCAGGAGGCACACCTTATTACCCTGCTAGGGTACCCCGCAGCATGGCTAACCCCGGTGAGACTAAAGCCACCTCCAGACCTCAAACCAGGAGGCACACCTTATTACCCTGCTAGGGTACCCTGCAGCATGGCTAACCCCGGTAAGACTAAAGCCACCTCCAGACCTCAAACCAGGAGGTACACCTTATGACCCTGCTAGGGTACCCCGCAGCATGGCTAACCCCGGTGAGACTAAAGCCACCTCCAGACCTCAAACCAGGAGGGACACCTTATTACCCTGCTAGGGTACCCTGCTAGGAGGCCTTAATACCCTGCTAGGAGGCCTTTATACCCTGCTAGGAGGCCTTAACAACCCTGGCTAACCCG from Gadus morhua chromosome 11, gadMor3.0, whole genome shotgun sequence carries:
- the foxn4 gene encoding forkhead box protein N4; the encoded protein is MIEGGLPPRMSGLMEPSGPEPTHQDYRLLTTDPSQLREEDLPGDLQSLSWLTSVDVPRLQQMVDGRGLGDGAQGPPGARLLEQQTAQLNMTMSGAHAAMLHLQSNMQHGPLGVNLLSAHTGSMSPFSIGGQPSPGYPCPASSYQPAPPQVYSLSPAGQQCSPAGLYSNVAFSSQSLFTQPRLAPQNQELQPKAFPKPIYSYSCLIAMALKNSKTGSLPVSEIYSFMKDHFPYFKTAPDGWKNSVRHNLSLNKCFEKVENKLSGSSRKGCLWALNPAKIDKMEEEMQKWKRKDLPAIRRSMANPDELDKLITDRPDSCRRKAEAGVTRLAHGPAHGPAPGQLQAPPVVTLSLQCLPMHHHHQHHHQHHQQQHQQQQQHQQHQLHALQARLAPMSPMSPMSPAPAQTPPLHSPMVQHPGKLPQGDYYGLQGDSEVDALDPSIMDFALQGNLWEEMKDDSFNLDALGTFSSSPLRLSDCDLGGLALPPAPLSDVQVTGLYASYAALDALSAQYMAAAPANSKPIALL